The proteins below come from a single Gossypium raimondii isolate GPD5lz chromosome 2, ASM2569854v1, whole genome shotgun sequence genomic window:
- the LOC105788230 gene encoding uncharacterized protein LOC105788230 isoform X2 — protein sequence MLNMERNYVLLMGFFLLLVAVDCSSSDPKGNEQTGLNQKLDGTVELLKENGESKSVSDSIGIKNLKGNGGDQTNGSKGDIGSDTSKSNLKLQSGSNGGENLVKDGKDSSSEAEGNSDNEQRGDIEHKGREESHVEAGGKTDSGEGDNVQKAKQESHFDAVGKADGGKGDNEHKGKDESRFEAGGKVDSTKGDKEQKGKEDSQFEARGKADGGKGDKEGQESKGVMDGAKEGDNEQKGQKESNLKTRGETNGVKEVDNVQKGLEESKHDNKGNTDGEIEGNNVQKGQEKSNIEAKEKTDGEEKGKPGDSENHKEVKSEKDKTQNLVMPPPPPTWKDGFRGEECDPSNMCMDKNKRFAACLRVPGNESPDLSLLIQNKGKGALAIKISAPAFVRLEKTDVQIQEKQDRKVKVSIEGSGIGNMIVLKDGKGECSLDFKELIVHNSATSYVGCA from the exons ATGTTAAATATGGAAAGAAATTATGTTCTTTTGATGGGATTTTTTCTACTGCTAGTTGCTGTCGATTGCTCAAGTTCTGATCCAAAG ggGAATGAACAGACTGGTTTAAATCAGAAATTAGATGGCACAGTGGAACTGTTGAAAGAAAATGGTGAATCTAAATCTGTTTCAGATTCAATTGgaattaaaaacttgaaaggTAATGGAGGAGATCAAACTAATGGATCAAAAGGAGATATTGGGAGTGATACAAGTAAGAGTAATTTGAAACTGCAATCAGGTTCAAATGGAGGTGAGAATTTGGTGAAGGATGGGAAAGATTCAAGTAGTGAAGCAGAAGGAAATTCAGACAATGAACAACGAGGTGATATTGAGCACAAGGGTCGGGAAGAATCACATGTTGAAGCCGGAGGAAAGACCGATAGTGGAGAAGGTGATAATGTGCAAAAGGCTAAGCAAGAATCACATTTTGATGCCGTAGGAAAGGCAGATGGTGGAAAAGGTGATAATGAGCACAAGGGTAAGGACGAATCGCGGTTTGAAGCCGGAGGAAAAGTGGACAGTACAAAAGGTGATAAGGAGCAAAAGGGTAAGGAAGATTCGCAGTTTGAAGCCAGGGGAAAGGCAGATGGTGGAAAAGGCGATAAGGAGGGTCAGGAATCCAAAGGAGTGATGGATGGTGCGAAAGAAGGTGATAATGAGCAAAAAGGTCAGAAAGAATCAAATCTTAAAACCAGAGGAGAGACGAATGGTGTGAAAGAAGTTGATAACGTGCAAAAGGGTTTGGAAGAATCAAAACATGATAACAAAGGGAATACAGATGGTGAGATAGAAGGTAACAATGTGCAAAAGGGTCAGGAAAAGTCAAATATTGAAGCCAAAGAAAAGACGGATGGTGAAGAAAAGGGAAAACCCGGTGATAGTGAAAATCATAAGGAAGTTAAGTCCGAGAAAGACAAGACCCAGAACTTGGTTAtgccaccaccaccaccaacaTGGAAAGATGGTTTCCGGGGTGAAGAATGTGATCCTTCTAATATGTGTATGGACAAGAATAAACGGTTTGCTGCGTGTTTGCGAGTCCCAGGAAATG AATCTCCAGATCTATCACTTCTGATTCAGAACAAGGGAAAGGGGGCTTTAGCCATTAAAATATCTGCCCCTGCTTTTGTTCGGTTGGAGAAGACAGATGTTCAAATCCAAGAGAAACAAGACAGAAAG GTAAAGGTCTCCATAGAAGGTTCTGGAATAGGGAACATGATAGTCTTGAAGGATGGTAAAGGAGAATGCAGTCTCGATTTCAAGGAGTTGATCGTTCACAATTCCGCAACGTCTTAC GTTGGATGTGCATGA
- the LOC105788230 gene encoding uncharacterized protein LOC105788230 isoform X1: MLNMERNYVLLMGFFLLLVAVDCSSSDPKGNEQTGLNQKLDGTVELLKENGESKSVSDSIGIKNLKGNGGDQTNGSKGDIGSDTSKSNLKLQSGSNGGENLVKDGKDSSSEAEGNSDNEQRGDIEHKGREESHVEAGGKTDSGEGDNVQKAKQESHFDAVGKADGGKGDNEHKGKDESRFEAGGKVDSTKGDKEQKGKEDSQFEARGKADGGKGDKEGQESKGVMDGAKEGDNEQKGQKESNLKTRGETNGVKEVDNVQKGLEESKHDNKGNTDGEIEGNNVQKGQEKSNIEAKEKTDGEEKGKPGDSENHKEVKSEKDKTQNLVMPPPPPTWKDGFRGEECDPSNMCMDKNKRFAACLRVPGNESPDLSLLIQNKGKGALAIKISAPAFVRLEKTDVQIQEKQDRKVKVSIEGSGIGNMIVLKDGKGECSLDFKELIVHNSATSYVNFLSQTPTTAFIFLAAIMILASGWMCMSFRRKILASNSLKYRRLDMELPVSVAAKAEPERDVNDGWDNSWGDDWDDEEAPMTPSKPVTPGLSSKGLASRRLSKEGWKD; encoded by the exons ATGTTAAATATGGAAAGAAATTATGTTCTTTTGATGGGATTTTTTCTACTGCTAGTTGCTGTCGATTGCTCAAGTTCTGATCCAAAG ggGAATGAACAGACTGGTTTAAATCAGAAATTAGATGGCACAGTGGAACTGTTGAAAGAAAATGGTGAATCTAAATCTGTTTCAGATTCAATTGgaattaaaaacttgaaaggTAATGGAGGAGATCAAACTAATGGATCAAAAGGAGATATTGGGAGTGATACAAGTAAGAGTAATTTGAAACTGCAATCAGGTTCAAATGGAGGTGAGAATTTGGTGAAGGATGGGAAAGATTCAAGTAGTGAAGCAGAAGGAAATTCAGACAATGAACAACGAGGTGATATTGAGCACAAGGGTCGGGAAGAATCACATGTTGAAGCCGGAGGAAAGACCGATAGTGGAGAAGGTGATAATGTGCAAAAGGCTAAGCAAGAATCACATTTTGATGCCGTAGGAAAGGCAGATGGTGGAAAAGGTGATAATGAGCACAAGGGTAAGGACGAATCGCGGTTTGAAGCCGGAGGAAAAGTGGACAGTACAAAAGGTGATAAGGAGCAAAAGGGTAAGGAAGATTCGCAGTTTGAAGCCAGGGGAAAGGCAGATGGTGGAAAAGGCGATAAGGAGGGTCAGGAATCCAAAGGAGTGATGGATGGTGCGAAAGAAGGTGATAATGAGCAAAAAGGTCAGAAAGAATCAAATCTTAAAACCAGAGGAGAGACGAATGGTGTGAAAGAAGTTGATAACGTGCAAAAGGGTTTGGAAGAATCAAAACATGATAACAAAGGGAATACAGATGGTGAGATAGAAGGTAACAATGTGCAAAAGGGTCAGGAAAAGTCAAATATTGAAGCCAAAGAAAAGACGGATGGTGAAGAAAAGGGAAAACCCGGTGATAGTGAAAATCATAAGGAAGTTAAGTCCGAGAAAGACAAGACCCAGAACTTGGTTAtgccaccaccaccaccaacaTGGAAAGATGGTTTCCGGGGTGAAGAATGTGATCCTTCTAATATGTGTATGGACAAGAATAAACGGTTTGCTGCGTGTTTGCGAGTCCCAGGAAATG AATCTCCAGATCTATCACTTCTGATTCAGAACAAGGGAAAGGGGGCTTTAGCCATTAAAATATCTGCCCCTGCTTTTGTTCGGTTGGAGAAGACAGATGTTCAAATCCAAGAGAAACAAGACAGAAAG GTAAAGGTCTCCATAGAAGGTTCTGGAATAGGGAACATGATAGTCTTGAAGGATGGTAAAGGAGAATGCAGTCTCGATTTCAAGGAGTTGATCGTTCACAATTCCGCAACGTCTTACGTAAACTTCTTGTCACAAACCCCTACAACTGCGTTTATATTTCTTGCCGCTATAATGATACTAGCATCAGGTTGGATGTGCATGAGTTTCCGGCGCAAGATACTTGCATCCAATAGCTTGAAGTACCGAAGGCTCGACATGGAGCTGCCTGTATCCGTTGCGGCAAAAGCAGAACCAGAACGAGATGTTAACGACGGGTGGGATAACAGCTGGGGTGATGATTGGGATGACGAGGAAGCGCCTATGACTCCGTCGAAGCCTGTCACACCTGGCCTCTCCTCCAAAGGCCTTGCCTCCCGACGGTTGAGTAAAGAGGGATGGAAGGACTAA